A genomic window from Antedon mediterranea chromosome 4, ecAntMedi1.1, whole genome shotgun sequence includes:
- the LOC140046769 gene encoding sodium- and chloride-dependent neutral and basic amino acid transporter B(0+)-like has translation MLIFAGLPVFFLEVSLGQYSSSGPATVWKISPMFRGIGYGMVLVSALVGIYYNVIIMYAIYYMFASMRKTLPWTACNEDWNTDYCYGLYTDCIDLGDSIMIDNNTCANVSSMSTSQMEYYNVTYDGSTGLADISEYTDPLASKRILASEEYYRNQVLRESNGIGDVNNIVWHLFGCLIGAWVIVFLCLVRGIKSSGKVVYFTATFPYVVLFILLIRGLTLEGHQKGIEFFITPDWDKLWEAKVWKDAAIQIFYSLSAAWGGLLTLSSYNKFHNNCYFDALFVSIANCCTSIFAGFVIFSILGYMANELGREVDEVVDQGFSLAFIAYPEALARMPAAPLWAILFFAMLVTLGLDSQFTILETLVTSITDTFPKLRKRKTLVLFISCLVMFCLSVICVTDAGIYWVNLLDFYSASFALLTFAMVECLVICWIYGVKRFRNDIRTMIGDSWVDFPLFNYWIAAWSVLTPLLLLVVQVYSWVDWSAPTYNGPFPTWANGLGWVIITASLILTPIFMVVEYTRASGTFFERLTLISKPIPEFGPSDPENREEAKSVHMSLGTWLGPVEYKASYSMNGVDNVSFEPAGVI, from the exons ATGCTCATATTCGCGGGCTTACCCGTATTCTTCTTGGAGGTAAGCCTTGGCCAATACTCCAGCAGTGGCCCAGCTACGGTATGGAAAATATCTCCGATGTTTAGAG GTATCGGTTATGGCATGGTACTCGTGTCGGCTCTTGTTGGAATATATTATAACGTAATCATAATGTACgctatatattatatgtttgcATCCATGAGGAAAACTCTGCCCTGGACGGCCTGCAACGAGGACTGGAACACGGATTACTGTTATGGCTTGTACACAGATTGTATTGATCTTGGAGACAGtataatgattgataataatactTGTGCTAATGTCTCTTCAATGAGTACAAGCCAAATGGAATACTATAACGTAACGTATGATGGTAGTACAGGCTTGGCTGACATATCAGAATATACTGATCCATTGGCGTCAAAACGTATACTTGCAAGCGAAGAATACTACAG AAATCAGGTTTTGCGTGAATCGAATGGTATTGGAGATGTAAACAACATAGTTTGGCATTTGTTTGGCTGTCTAATCGGAGCTTGGGTCATTGTATTCCTGTGTCTTGTGCGTGGCATTAAGTCATCAGGAAAG GTTGTCTACTTCACCGCTACATTCCCGTATGTCGTGTTATTTATCTTGCTTATACGTGGACTAACTCTCGAAGGACATCAGAAGGGTATCGAATTTTTTATTACACCAGATTGGGACAAGCTATGGGAAGCTAAg GTTTGGAAGGATGCTGCAATTCAGATCTTCTATTCCCTTAGTGCAGCCTGGGGAGGTTTACTGACTCTTTCATCATACAACAAATTCCATAACAATTGCTATTT TGACGCCCTGTTTGTTTCAATCGCTAACTGCTGCACTAGTATCTTTGCTGGTTTTGTGATCTTCTCAATTCTTGGATACATGGCGAATGAGCTTGGAAGAGAGGTTGACGAAGTTGTTGATCAAG GCTTTAGTCTTGCATTCATTGCTTATCCAGAAGCATTGGCAAGGATGCCGGCAGCACCGCTCTGGGCCATTCTTTTCTTTGCAATGTTGGTCACACTTGGACTCGACAGTCAG tttacGATACTCGAAACGTTGGTAACATCTATCACTGATACCTTTCCTAAACTGAGAAAAAGAAAAACGTTGGTATTATTTATATCCTGTCTGGTTATGTTTTGTCTCAGTGTCATTTGTGTTACAGAT GCTGGTATCTATTGGGTGAACCTGTTAGATTTTTACTCCGCCAGCTTTGCGCTGTTGACATTTGCAATGGTTGAATGTCTTGTCATATGTTGGATCTACGGAGTTAAACGTTTCCGCAATGACATACGAACAATGATTGGAGATTCTTGGGTGGACTTCCCATTGTTTAACTACTGGATCGCAGCATGGTCTGTACTTACGCCATTATTACTATTG GTTGTTCAAGTGTACAGCTGGGTCGACTGGTCAGCACCCACTTACAATGGACCTTTCCCGACTTGGGCCAATGGACTTGGTTGGGTGATTATTACAGCCTCACTTATCCTCACCCCAATATTCATGGTGGTTGAGTACACAAGAGCTTCAGGAACCTTTTTTGAA CGCCTAACTCTGATAAGCAAGCCAATCCCAGAATTCGGACCATCAGATCCAGAAAACAGAGAAGAGGCAAAATCAGTGCATATGAGTCTCGGGACATGGCTAGGCCCAGTCGAATATAAAGCATCGTACTCTATGAATGGTGTGGATAATGTCAGTTTTGAACCTGCTGGGGTTATTTAA